The Vitis riparia cultivar Riparia Gloire de Montpellier isolate 1030 chromosome 10, EGFV_Vit.rip_1.0, whole genome shotgun sequence genome includes a region encoding these proteins:
- the LOC117922949 gene encoding cell division cycle protein 123 homolog, translating into MKEEEVNRCQIQDWYPKFKSVSIKTLIHELPESFVDYLRDDHGPFLLPVSITNEDALPNRIHNPEEEEDYQVLEGSGDEAEQPPSPPSFPELELKIKESIELLGGAVFPKLNWSAPKDSAWISTTGTLRCTSFSEIALLLRASDSLIHDLCHAYDSCIDKSLSRPANFYLALRKWYPSLRPEMEFRCFVRDGRLVGISQREVTGFYPGLLEKKNDLEVVIRQFFLDKVSPSFELANYTFDVYVKKDDRVKLVDFNPWGAFTLPLLFTWEELEQKCGEEEDEDVVEFRIVESHCAVRPGLKTAVPYDYLDVSPGSGWDQFLRNADQELQRQTRSPEAGG; encoded by the coding sequence ATGAAGGAAGAAGAAGTGAATCGATGTCAGATTCAGGACTGGTACCCGAAATTTAAATCTGTATCCATTAAAACCCTGATTCATGAACTTCCAGAATCCTTTGTTGACTATCTTCGTGATGACCATGGGCCATTCCTTCTTCCTGTTTCCATCACAAATGAAGATGCTCTTCCCAATAGAATCCATAATCCTGAAGAGGAAGAAGACTATCAAGTATTGGAAGGCTCTGGAGATGAAGCAGAACAGCCTCCATCACCCCCTTCTTTCCCAGAACTTGAATTGAAGATtaaagaatcaattgaactcctTGGCGGTGCTGTCTTCCCTAAGTTGAATTGGAGTGCACCAAAGGACTCTGCTTGGATTAGCACAACTGGGACTCTCCGGTGCACCTCCTTCAGTGAGATTGCACTTTTGTTACGAGCATCTGATTCATTAATCCATGATTTGTGCCATGCATATGACTCATGTATTGATAAATCCTTGTCAAGACCTGCCAATTTCTACCTTGCCCTACGCAAATGGTATCCCTCCCTGCGACCAGAGATGGAATTCCGTTGTTTTGTACGGGATGGGCGTCTAGTTGGAATTTCCCAACGTGAGGTCACTGGATTTTATCCTGGTcttcttgaaaagaaaaacgATCTTGAAGTGGTAATAAGGCAATTCTTTTTAGATAAAGTGAGTCCAAGTTTTGAATTAGCAAATTACACATTTGATGTTTATGTTAAAAAGGATGATCGGGTTAAGCTTGTGGATTTCAACCCTTGGGGTGCATTCACACTGCCATTGTTGTTCACATGGGAAGAGTTGGAGCAGAAGTGTGGGGAAGAGGAAGATGAGGATGTTGTGGAATTTAGAATTGTAGAGAGCCACTGTGCAGTTCGGCCCGGGTTGAAGACTGCTGTTCCCTATGATTACTTGGATGTTAGCCCTGGCAGTGGTTGGGATCAATTTTTGAGGAATGCTGACCAGGAGTTGCAGCGGCAGACCAGATCCCCAGAAGCAGGTGGTTAA